In Sphaeramia orbicularis chromosome 7, fSphaOr1.1, whole genome shotgun sequence, one genomic interval encodes:
- the dhh gene encoding desert hedgehog protein: MKQSWWARLAQLGLLAVWTCIWLVQGCGPGPGYGIRSRPRKLAAMHYKQFFPNFSENNLGASGRAEGKITRNSDRFNELVCNYNPDIVFKDEENTNADRFMTKRCKDCLNRLAIAVMNQWPGVHLRVTEAWDEDGHHPPGSLHYEGRAVDITTDDRETEKYGLLAQLAVEAGFDWVHYESKYHIHCSVKADHSVAVEKGGCFPGWARVTVAGGGQKTLSSLAPGDRVMAMSATGQIVFSQVLLFLHQDPESWSTFLSLETEDGHRLTLTPHHLIFLAPHGELHSSEYQAQFSSRAKPGDYVLIHTAAGQVRPSKIISVSVEESVGVYAPLTEDGTLFIDGVLTSSYALVEDHNLAHWAFGPIRIFSSFNQLLWGKKTKQQTIDSKTSCTTRDKAGISVIDHFLNKQDNQSAPIRMEMEGKQSLQRQMSNVHWYASLLYNIGSVILDSSFFHS, translated from the exons ATGAAGCAGTCCTGGTGGGCCCGCCTGGCACAGCTTGGCCTGCTTGCTGTGTGGACTTGCATATGGCTGGTGCAGGGATGTGGACCGGGCCCTGGGTACGGCATCCGCTCCAGGCCCAGGAAACTCGCAGCCATGCACTACAAGCAGTTCTTCCCCAACTTCTCAGAAAACAACCTTGGGGCCAGCGGGAGAGCGGAGGGCAAGATCACTCGCAACTCGGATCGCTTCAATGAGCTTGTGTGCAACTACAACCCAGATATTGTGTTTAAGGATGAAGAGAACACCAACGCAGACCGATTTATGACTAAG CGATGCAAGGACTGTTTGAACAGGTTGGCGATTGCAGTCATGAACCAGTGGCCAGGCGTCCACTTACGTGTGACAGAGGCCTGGGATGAGGACGGTCACCACCCTCCTGGCTCTCTGCATTATGAGGGTCGTGCTGTGGACATAACCACTGATGACAGAGAAACGGAGAAGTATGGACTTCTAGCCCAGCTGGCGGTGGAGGCTGGCTTTGACTGGGTCCACTACGAGTCCAAGTATCACATCCACTGCTCGGTGAAAGCTG ATCACTCTGTTGCAGTGGAAAAGGGTGGCTGTTTCCCAGGCTGGGCCCGGGTGACTGTTGCTGGAGGGGGACAGAAGACGCTGTCATCACTGGCTCCTGGGGACAGAGTCATGGCCATGTCTGCGACAGGCCAAATAGTGTTCAGCCAAGTCCTCCTGTTTCTGCACCAGGACCCAGAGAGCTGGTCTACTTTTCTGTCTCTGGAGACAGAGGATGGTCACAGATTGACCCTTACTCCACATCACTTGATCTTTTTAGCCCCTCATGGTGAACTCCACAGCAGTGAGTACCAGGCTCAGTTTTCCAGCAGAGCCAAACCAGGTGACTATGTTCTCATTCATACTGCTGCAGGTCAAGTCCGTCCTTCTAAAATCATCTCAGTGTCAGTAGAGGAGAGCGTCGGAGTGTATGCACCTTTAACAGAAGATGGAACACTGTTTATTGATGGTGTTCTGACGTCCAGCTACGCATTAGTGGAAGATCACAATCTCGCACACTGGGCGTTTGGACCTATTCGGATCTTCTCGTCATTCAACCAGCTGCTTTggggaaagaaaacaaaacaacaaactatAGACAGTAAAACTTCCTGCACTACAAGAGACAAAGCAGGCATTTCTGTGATCGACCACTTTCTAAATAAACAGGACAATCAGAGTGCACCGATACGTATGGAAATGGAAGGAAAACAGTCCTTACAAAGACAGATGTCCAATGTACACTGGTATGCCAGCTTACTCTACAATATTGGATCTGTCATCTTAGATTCAAGCTTCTTTCATTCTTAA